Within Aricia agestis chromosome Z, ilAriAges1.1, whole genome shotgun sequence, the genomic segment ACAGTATTTTATCGTATAGGTTCGACACATTAATAAATCAgaataactatattttatgcagtaaaatcatcaaaatagaATTTGTACTATCCGCAagcttctttttcttcttcttctttaagttatggcggcctcagtgagttgcccACAGATTTGAGATTACTAGTATTTAATTGGAGTTGCCatttgccaatgtcagagtgtaatgtgtatttttttttttaattttattttacgggCCTGGATACTAAccctttactatataatattgtttttattcataactagctgttgcccgcgacatcgtctgcgtcgactttagtttatagtacgcggtgtcaacaaaatttgtgtcaaatttaaaaactttttaaaaccctggtaagtggtacccctcttagggccgcgctacaccggaatggcagcgctgaaagtgctcgcctcgcatggcagcgccattccggtgtagcgcggcccttaattaatcaaaatacccaaaaacagctgtgcagtgtgcacataatctatactaatattataaatgcgaaagtatctctgtctgtctgtcagtctcgctttcacgccaaacaccaaaagtatctctgtctgtctgtctgtctatctgtcagtctcgctttcacgccaaacgccaaaacttccgaaccgattgtaatgaaattttgtatacagatagtctaaagcctgacaaaggacataggctactttttttactggaaaaagggttgtaagggggtgaaaatgcgtaaatttgttcaaattaagttagttccaacaattcataatagatggcgccgtgcgtcttctacatcgcgctgacacttgctcaaaagtctttctataagacgtggtatcatcttacatttaagtttcgatttttttcgattgttatatctattctacggtataaaataactcagtactttatctgtgcagtgacgtaaccttaaatctatcaatgataaatagtttatgggtaaagttgtgtaattggagagctaaataagctttaaaatttggcataaaatataaagtttaatataaaaaaatgaaatacctattgtgtgcacactgcacagctgtattgatttaaggggtaccagggtttttttataaaagcttttgacaccaattttgttgacatcgcgcgctataaactgaagtccacgcggacgaagtcgcgggcaacagctagtaagttaTAACTACAGTTGTAATATGCTAAGGTGCTGTAATCAAAGTGACTACGTACTAAActcttatacagggtgtcaaaagaccgcttccgataacttcgtggggttattatagggcatgagatatatccattggtgcaagaaattttcatgtaatcgccagtttttaaaatagtcaaaattttcaacacgcaatgtataatgcgtgcagttaatgcgcgataatatcgcctgccgccgatgaatgaaaccccgggccgagccggcccccccgcgccgcccgcgccgaataccgcgcgcgcggctctgcgctagtcatgagttaagacaaaacagctgatcgtggtgtgccctataccctagcccgtaggtagtgaataaaccaccaatattgtaatgattattaaattacaatagttttcacgatttaacaaaatgttacaatttattaattaccgtttctcaggtttttactcaaaaatactcagtttttacttccggccaaaaaggaaaagaaatcataattcacatccgatcatcatccgatttacacatctgtaaaaatacatacacagttacctactgcacctatcaatacctatcaatggaaaacatacgtgataacatgttcactgacctgtgatcagctgtctgcttttatgaaatgcagttcgaactgtgttccatgatccatctaactcgatgtagattgcagagttattcaacacttaacaaaagtaattacaggagacattccaattctttaaacactttttattgcactgtttaaaccgcactatGATGTTTacctgttccttaaagcatcgcacattcatcggacgtatcttgtcacggcccgttattaattacaaacataaaaaaaatagttaacaatacacaaaacaagcaataatatgacaacatctaaacgtaaaattacaaaacttaaacaaaaacgtcacagtacctacatcagcacggcgcgtgttagacagccgactgaacaaaattgaagaaaaaactttataaaataatagggatgtatccctgtgcaatgtgaatattttgagtaatcgataatttttttatcgataaatcgtattaataattgttttacatacgagtacgtattgattactgtcaaactaaaaataaacaaatacctactcaatattaagaaaagcgacaataattaaaagttatttaattaattaggtattaaagtattttagacgcgcataacgcgtaccacggtataacaatcactttatcacggtaatgtaggtatcgaatttaaaaaatgagatgagatctactaaataatagttataatttttattatttaatggtaatttaaatatcgactaaatagtattgaatttatagggtacaacacttagattgtccttgaaatggattagcgacacgtgcgtcgggcacctgcagagcggcgcgctttgtcggcgccgcgatcaaagcaagccgccgttcggtgtcttttgactacttccgaaagtcgatacacgacgaacattatttcaaaaattaaaatagattttttaatttagtagccatttgagcattgaggtaataggttgttagagttgttaggagataagtttgattttttaacaattacttcaagtatcaaaacgtggtagtattgtgtaaagtgttaataattgattattatttcagttgtaataaaatactttgtggtgtgatacatttcgttaacgagaagtttttttgacgttcttggcggtgactggtcttattgcttggtattaaggactattttcaaaatgcataaagaagtaagaacacttgaactcaacatttttcacgtaagttaattgccagttttatgtatgaggttttttcgtgtatcatctgttatttcgattgataagtgacgattgcggataaacagttcatccgcataggtttcgttacttacgattaactttttaactagtctaataatcttagaagtttgccatactgtcgtaagttgttagttgttacacatgcacagacagttacttacagttttctacatgagctaccattaaactcttaacactgcaagtagcttagatgagaggtcagaggtcagagttctaagttccacgtcatggtgaccttcatgggtttgaaattgaaaagacatacattagggtttctgtgtgttctgtcgtaagtcgtaactcgtagtgtatcgtcattcgtcgcatacgacctttcgacttagcgtgcgtagggcgtaaaacgtagtgattatattctctttggtagggcggagctaacagctgattaacgcggtcaacgttctcgggtttgtactcggaacacgagaacgttgaccgcgcgcttgtaaatgcttattggggtaaaaataataaaatttaaaaaaatattttaaaatatttttctatgtggtttattatcatgataaaagggttttaattataaaaaaataaataataaaaaattaaaaaaattaaaaaaaaaaattaaaaaaatacatattcgtaatcagaaaatgtagtataatcataccccaaagttatcggaagtggtcttattacaccctgtataacatgGATAAAGTTTTAGGGTCAGATCCCCAGTGTACTCCTGCTAAAGATCTAATTATGTTAAGACCTCCACaagcttttttaattatttgttgtatatgattttcaaattttaactTATTATCAAGATATATCCCCAAAAACTTTTTTCCGAAACCCATTTGAGACTGTTGTTGTGAAGTTTAACGTTAAATAAACTTCTTGGAATTGATTTAGAGAAAATCATGGCTGTACTTTTTTCCAAACTTATCCATAACTTTAGTTTTCTagtatagtattatattatatacttgttCTAATGCcttattcaatataatatttacagcaATATTTACATCCTAATGACTACTATATACAACAATATCATCCGCATACTGTAGAAATTTAACATTACAACTTATTAGATATTTACACAGCTGACTTGTGTATATGCTGTACAACAGTGGCGAAATAGTGGCACCTTGCATTGTGCCTTTATATATATGTCTAGgttcatgtaaaatgttattaaatttgACATACATtgttcttttaaataaaaatttaaaaatctattcaCAGACTTTTCCGGGGACACCTATATCTATCAAGACTTCAACAAGGATAGTTGGATCAACATTATCGAACGCCCCCTGGACATCAAGAAAGGCACAAACAGTGGAAGAAAATGAATGAAATGAATCTTTAATATCCCTTAATAATGCAACATAGCTTTCTACACAACTTTTACCTTTACGAAAGCCATACTGCTCCTTCGGTAAGATATTATTTGATTCAACATACCAGTCTAGTCTCACCTTACGCAtgtattcgaatattttaccaACACCAGATGACAAAGATATAGGTCTATATGAGTTACATTCATTTTCCGGCTTTTCTGGTTTGAGGATTGGTATAATACATTGTGTTTTCCATGAGTTTGGTATTAGATTGTTTgtccataataaattataaatatctaataaaatTTTTTGGACATCTTTATGCATGTAACCTAATATTTTGTAAGGGATATCATCTAAGCCTGGAGTAGTGACTTTTCTAGATTTCAAAGCAAATTGAAATTCTTGCCATGTAAAAGTATTACTCAAAAATATGCTACTAGAATTGCATTCCTGggaaaaatatgaatttaataaattagtgtctatatatttttcaggtggATCATCGGGTGCATACTTATCAAGAAAGGATGGAATCTATTCATTGTTTTTTGGTGTACTAACAGTAGAAGCTCTTTTAAATCTGCGGATATAATTCCAGATGACGGTAGTAGGTGTTTGTCTATTGAATGATTCACTAAGGCTTCTCCAACCATTCTTTTTCTTTTCccttaataacttttttttttaattgcatctaattttttatattctatGAAAATTTCTACAGACGGATGTGTTCTATAATTATTTAGTGCAGCTTTGCTTTTTTTAACTGCTTCTAAGCATTCATTATCCCACCAAGGAACTGGTTTTTTTCTAATAGTTGGGGGAAGTTATATTTAGTTTTGGAATACATAATTCTTttactgtatttaatattacacAAAATGTATTATAAGTAGTTAAAGGTTCATTGTGATCAATAGTGAATGACCTGAATGCCTTTTCTGTTTCAGACGCAAAGAGTTTCCAATCTGCCTTGTCATACAGAAATCTTTCTGTTGGTTGACCCACTTCAAAATCTTGTGGACGGAGTTCAATAACTGTAAAAGTGGGATAATGATAGCTGCCCATTGGATCATCACTAACACTCCAATGGCATAGAGGAGCGATTTGTGGGCTAACACAAGTAATGTCAATTGAAGATTGGCTATTACGTAAACTACCTACTGTTGTTGGAGCTCCCGAGTTAAGGATACATAGGTCACACTCATCTAATAAATCGAAAACGTCTGTACCTCGAGGCTTGGTTTGGAGACATCCAAAAACAACATGATGAGCATTTAAATCTCGGGATAGTATTATCGGTTTtggtaaattattaataatttgtttaagttgTCTAGACTTAAACCGTCCTGGTCTTGGTGGACTGTAACTACATAAGATAGACAAATTATCAATATCAGTTTTAAGAACTAAAACTGCAGATTGTAAATCTTCATAAAAAGGCAGATTGACAGTAATGTATTTGAAATTATTCCTAATGAGTATGCCAACTCCACCACGGCTATTaataacgattctgtcacagcggttaaatcagtacgtagatatatgcgacgaaaaaatcttgcacgcgcgtcaccgctcgcttgtgagtcccttgtgatctgcccctttaaaggggtacttacagttcgatacctaaaggcgcgagtgggacaggcctggtatTAGCTCCGTGATAATATCACACGAATCACGATTGACACAAATTAAAacgtggcaacatcgtagtgtcatgacttttttcttaaattaatttgaaagggatgacaatataatgttgccactttttaatttcttaactttcttgacagactataggcAAATGTGGCATCTCCCAGAaacgtgtttttgtgtcccctCCAAAACTCTGTCGAAAGTCTCAGTAAAGCTTCTAACCATCTTCTACCACTTTattgaatcgaccgacttgactgtattgacttttactcagactttgactagacttttgacCTGACAACAAAGATAGAGAAACGATGTCGAAAATTGTacatttaagaatattgttttcccgccattaataatacttgacactggccatggttatatagccaaagtgccataataagaaaaaaagaaaaaaaaataatttctaactttgACAGTTGACGTCTAAAAACAGagaatatatttttaggttagaccatagacataatatatactgccGTAAGGTTTATGGGTTAGACTAggttaacaattttattttagaaataaataatcatGTATTCCAACATGATTCCATGATAACAAttatgtaacaataattatccCCCAAAGTCTTACCCTGGTAAGTGTTTTTATTCTCAGTGACAGCTTGAATGTCTGAATTTTTGCTATTCCGCATAAATCTACAACACTTGTAAATAAGTATTACCAATctcttttatttatgccaaCAATTGGTTACATAGTTGTAAGCATATAATGCACTacgatgttgaaattttaaaatgtatattaaacttgtacacattttgattttattttcaatttatttgcaGGTTTCTCCACCATGCAAGCTTTGGGAATGTCTTGGCGTAAACTTATAATGAATGTTAAAACGTCAGGAGCTACATCAAATGTGCGTAAAGCAGTAAAAGTTGCCTTCAGTGACAAATATTTACTTCTTACAAATGTTACTATATCCGTAACTTTGTCATCAGTTGGGGATCTTTTGGAGCAAACTTACGAAGTGTATACTAAAGAACAAGATAGGATAAATCCGAAACGGACTATGCACATGGCCTTTTCTGGTGCTGCACTAGGAGTTTTGTGTCACCATTGGTATAAAATACTTGACAAATTTATTGTTGGCAAAACGCTTGACATGGTTACcaagaaattattattagatcaattaatattttcacCAGTTATGATTATTACGTTTTTCGGTAGCTTAGCTATTTTAGAAGATAATCCTACTGAGAATTTTGTTAGTGAAGTTAAAGATAAGTTTGTTACATTGTACAAAGCGGAGTGGATGGTTTGGCCGCCTGCACAAGTCATTAACTTTTACTTCCTTCCCACTAGGTTTAGAGTGTTGTATGACAACACTATATCCTTAGGATATGATGTTTATACATCacaagtaaaacataggaaatcAGAGAATTCTGCGAGCTCTTGAAGCTTATGAGGTATAGTTAGGTAAATAGTTGACAAAACTTTTGTC encodes:
- the LOC121738643 gene encoding mpv17-like protein 2, with the protein product MQALGMSWRKLIMNVKTSGATSNVRKAVKVAFSDKYLLLTNVTISVTLSSVGDLLEQTYEVYTKEQDRINPKRTMHMAFSGAALGVLCHHWYKILDKFIVGKTLDMVTKKLLLDQLIFSPVMIITFFGSLAILEDNPTENFVSEVKDKFVTLYKAEWMVWPPAQVINFYFLPTRFRVLYDNTISLGYDVYTSQVKHRKSENSASS